One part of the Acetonema longum DSM 6540 genome encodes these proteins:
- the xerC gene encoding tyrosine recombinase XerC: MATVRYEKRSKKSITMIIDHGIDPVDQKRKKDTYVIETTDEEIAKQEKLKIELQLAQKTYKPPSHITLEKYIEHWFKTPAAQKLESKTYESYKRCADLRIIPWIGTIEPRELARDDLNKFYQQIIGVGHLDNLKPSKIYPKKLRGETEERKEVGIDVVKYHHAFIRRLLQDAIYEDGILEKNVAIKMTLPDPVATVDDDNEEEIVKVFTQDEIIKLESAAADDPAAAPYINLIAVALRTGMRRGELLALRWEDINFKNNTIWVRRALVHTKLNGYEFKSTKNKKRRRIEVTDEVLNAFRAEACRQAPFKVRLEDKYNKLGLVFCREDGLQSHPDTISSWFPDFCKKVSITRLGFHCLRHTHASHLLAAGEDLFYVSKRLGHSDIYVTYNKYSHFIPLEKRESLKALEERFKK; the protein is encoded by the coding sequence ATGGCTACAGTCAGATATGAGAAACGATCAAAAAAATCAATAACTATGATTATTGACCATGGTATTGATCCGGTTGACCAGAAGAGAAAAAAGGATACATATGTCATCGAAACAACAGACGAAGAAATTGCCAAGCAAGAAAAGCTGAAAATTGAACTGCAGTTAGCTCAAAAGACATATAAACCGCCCAGTCATATCACACTGGAAAAATATATTGAACATTGGTTTAAAACACCAGCAGCCCAAAAATTAGAGTCTAAGACCTATGAAAGCTACAAGAGATGTGCCGATTTACGAATTATACCATGGATCGGGACAATTGAACCTCGGGAGTTGGCGCGAGATGATCTAAATAAATTTTATCAGCAGATTATTGGCGTGGGACATCTTGATAATCTCAAACCATCGAAAATCTATCCTAAAAAACTGCGCGGCGAAACTGAGGAGCGAAAAGAAGTAGGCATAGATGTCGTTAAATATCATCATGCCTTCATCCGCCGGCTGCTCCAGGACGCTATCTATGAGGATGGAATTCTAGAAAAAAACGTTGCCATAAAAATGACATTGCCGGACCCAGTCGCAACGGTAGACGACGACAACGAAGAAGAAATAGTCAAGGTCTTCACCCAGGACGAAATTATTAAACTAGAGAGTGCAGCCGCCGACGATCCTGCGGCCGCCCCCTACATAAATCTAATCGCGGTCGCCCTGAGGACGGGCATGCGACGAGGTGAGTTACTGGCCCTACGATGGGAAGACATTAATTTTAAAAACAATACTATTTGGGTCCGTCGCGCCCTGGTACATACTAAGCTTAACGGATACGAATTTAAGTCCACAAAAAATAAAAAGCGGCGCCGTATAGAGGTCACCGATGAGGTGTTGAATGCTTTTCGGGCCGAAGCGTGCCGACAGGCACCGTTTAAAGTTCGCCTAGAAGATAAATATAATAAACTTGGGCTCGTATTCTGCCGTGAAGATGGCCTGCAAAGCCATCCCGATACCATAAGTTCCTGGTTCCCGGACTTCTGTAAGAAGGTCAGTATCACCCGGCTCGGATTTCACTGTCTCCGCCATACTCATGCAAGCCATCTCCTGGCCGCCGGGGAAGATTTATTTTATGTGTCCAAGCGCTTGGGCCATAGCGATATCTATGTTACCTATAATAAGTACTCACACTTCATCCCATTGGAGAAAAGAGAATCGCTCAAGGCACTGGAGGAGAGATTTAAAAAATGA
- a CDS encoding XRE family transcriptional regulator, translated as MFVQRLKELRAKKDISQSALATHLGMSQQAIAKWETDKATPDPYMLIKLANFFGVTTDYLLGRSNNPNKSIFQEFAEGTESQSINHSDFVWLPILADVKGGPNGISYAEADIIDWERVEKTTIAGKNCIIYKVRGDSMSPDIKEGDHLIVAEQSSVDNGQLAVLSIGDETMVKQVYRNNGSLFLHSFNQAYPPRIVTGQELEHVCIIGRVLESKKKW; from the coding sequence GTGTTTGTGCAACGACTAAAAGAATTAAGAGCCAAGAAAGATATTTCACAGTCAGCTTTAGCGACTCATCTTGGAATGAGCCAACAAGCCATTGCAAAGTGGGAAACCGATAAGGCTACCCCAGATCCATATATGTTAATTAAGCTTGCTAATTTCTTTGGAGTTACTACGGATTATCTTTTGGGGCGATCAAACAATCCTAACAAATCTATATTTCAGGAGTTTGCCGAAGGAACTGAATCACAATCAATAAACCATTCAGACTTCGTCTGGTTGCCCATACTTGCCGATGTCAAGGGGGGACCTAATGGGATTTCCTATGCCGAGGCTGACATTATTGATTGGGAACGCGTTGAAAAGACAACGATAGCCGGGAAAAATTGCATCATTTATAAAGTACGTGGCGATAGTATGTCCCCCGACATTAAAGAGGGTGATCATCTCATTGTTGCTGAACAATCATCTGTTGATAACGGCCAACTTGCAGTTCTATCAATTGGCGACGAAACCATGGTAAAACAAGTTTATAGAAATAACGGTAGCCTGTTTTTGCACTCGTTCAACCAGGCGTATCCTCCTAGAATTGTAACCGGTCAAGAATTAGAGCATGTTTGCATTATTGGCAGAGTATTGGAGTCAAAAAAGAAGTGGTAG
- a CDS encoding HD-GYP domain-containing protein, with the protein MKYRMIFAIRPIKLLKALSQSLELTVNKTSQHHWRTAMIAYRIAEYIGMNERTQQALVYAALLHDIGAASDWEERRKLQSFEISNEMHHHAWSGYVLLKNSPQLGFLADYIRHHHDFWDGSSPNGKAGTEIPLISRIIALADRIEVLLQDDVYILDQRRDILTAVRKGSGTVFEPELVGVISEISCQESFWLDLMNANYYTGFFEMFDWGRFRYSIDDMLDIAEVFATIIDRTSQFTAAHSRKVSCLSAFLAQVKGYSEEEIKLMRIAGLMHDLGKLAIPNEILEKNSQLTEQEYAIIKQHTYYTYRLLEQIDGFQMVAEWAAYHHETIDGTGYPFRIGGAGLSLGSRMVAVADVFAALAEDRPYRKPMEFAQLVKVMQSMAECGKIDGSLVKDLFSHKEEIYALLAGIQSKVAV; encoded by the coding sequence GTGAAATATCGGATGATCTTCGCGATTAGGCCGATCAAACTGTTAAAAGCATTGTCGCAATCCCTTGAACTGACTGTCAACAAGACGTCTCAGCATCATTGGCGGACGGCAATGATTGCCTATCGGATTGCCGAGTATATCGGCATGAATGAAAGGACGCAACAAGCTCTGGTATATGCCGCTTTATTGCATGATATCGGCGCCGCTTCGGATTGGGAAGAAAGACGAAAACTGCAATCGTTTGAGATCAGCAATGAGATGCATCACCATGCCTGGTCAGGGTATGTCCTGCTGAAGAATTCACCCCAATTGGGCTTTTTAGCCGATTATATCCGCCACCATCACGATTTTTGGGACGGGTCGAGCCCGAACGGCAAGGCCGGGACGGAAATTCCCCTGATTAGCCGCATTATTGCACTGGCCGACCGGATTGAGGTATTGCTGCAGGACGATGTATATATACTGGACCAACGCCGGGACATATTGACGGCAGTTCGCAAGGGAAGCGGCACTGTCTTTGAGCCGGAATTGGTCGGGGTGATCAGTGAAATTTCCTGCCAGGAGAGTTTTTGGCTGGACTTAATGAACGCCAACTATTATACAGGATTTTTCGAGATGTTTGACTGGGGACGGTTCCGTTACAGCATTGATGATATGCTGGATATCGCTGAAGTATTTGCGACGATTATCGACCGTACCAGCCAGTTTACCGCCGCCCATTCCCGTAAGGTTTCCTGCCTTTCCGCCTTCTTAGCCCAGGTCAAGGGCTATAGTGAAGAAGAAATTAAATTGATGCGGATTGCCGGATTGATGCATGACCTTGGGAAACTGGCGATTCCCAATGAAATTCTGGAAAAGAACAGCCAGTTGACTGAACAGGAATACGCGATCATTAAACAGCATACCTATTATACTTACCGGCTGCTGGAGCAAATCGACGGATTCCAGATGGTTGCCGAGTGGGCAGCATATCACCATGAAACCATTGACGGCACCGGCTATCCCTTTCGGATCGGAGGCGCCGGCTTATCTCTGGGGTCCCGCATGGTAGCGGTTGCCGACGTGTTTGCCGCCTTGGCTGAAGACAGGCCATACCGGAAGCCGATGGAGTTTGCCCAGTTGGTCAAAGTAATGCAGAGCATGGCGGAATGTGGGAAAATTGACGGCAGCCTGGTGAAGGACCTGTTTAGTCATAAAGAAGAGATTTATGCCCTGCTGGCCGGAATCCAAAGTAAAGTGGCAGTATAG
- a CDS encoding helix-turn-helix transcriptional regulator: MREKLTEFRGERTQEEMAGLYGVSQQLWSKWERGACCPSPAMMKQLEVDTGIPMETLFFDAFNNQMELKDEPATKTTA; this comes from the coding sequence GTGCGTGAAAAGCTGACTGAATTTCGCGGTGAACGTACCCAAGAAGAAATGGCAGGTTTATATGGTGTTTCTCAGCAATTGTGGAGTAAATGGGAAAGAGGAGCTTGCTGCCCCTCTCCGGCAATGATGAAGCAATTGGAGGTGGATACAGGAATACCAATGGAGACTCTTTTTTTTGACGCTTTCAACAACCAAATGGAGTTAAAAGACGAACCTGCAACCAAAACAACGGCGTAA
- the sfsA gene encoding DNA/RNA nuclease SfsA, translating into MIYENICSGIFLSRPNRFIAQVEINGRIETCHVKNTGRCAELLIPGVTVMVQQVDSPGRLTGYDLISVWKGDRLINMDSAVPNKIFAEYLRSGQYIKGLTLIKPETGFGNSRFDFYLEAGERKIFIEVKGVTLEEDGVALFPDAPTERGVKHLRELIRCLDAGFEAQAVFIIQMKGLRYFTPNVRTHAAFDEALKAANKAGVTVRAMDCWVGDNRIAVADPVPVKL; encoded by the coding sequence ATGATCTATGAAAATATCTGCTCCGGAATCTTTCTTTCCCGCCCTAACCGGTTTATCGCTCAGGTGGAGATCAACGGCAGGATCGAGACATGTCATGTGAAGAATACCGGCCGCTGCGCGGAACTTTTAATCCCCGGCGTGACGGTCATGGTCCAGCAGGTAGACAGTCCTGGCCGCTTGACCGGGTATGATTTAATTTCTGTCTGGAAAGGCGACCGGCTGATCAATATGGACAGCGCCGTGCCGAATAAGATCTTTGCCGAATACCTGCGGAGCGGCCAATACATAAAGGGCCTGACTCTCATTAAGCCGGAAACGGGATTTGGCAATTCACGCTTTGACTTTTACCTGGAGGCGGGAGAACGGAAAATTTTTATCGAGGTCAAGGGAGTGACGCTGGAAGAAGACGGCGTTGCCCTGTTTCCCGATGCGCCTACCGAACGCGGCGTGAAACATCTGCGGGAATTGATCCGCTGCCTGGATGCAGGCTTCGAGGCTCAGGCAGTTTTTATCATCCAGATGAAAGGATTGCGCTATTTTACCCCCAATGTCAGAACTCACGCCGCGTTCGACGAAGCTTTAAAAGCTGCGAACAAAGCCGGTGTAACCGTCAGGGCCATGGATTGCTGGGTAGGGGACAATCGTATCGCAGTTGCTGATCCGGTACCGGTAAAATTATAA
- a CDS encoding helix-turn-helix domain-containing protein: MKFGDKVKHARELLQISQEELATKVGATQSYITHIENNRRTPKIEKVVILARALNVPPSYLLDDAVDASNNRSAYNQAIDEAIAAGISPEKLKLIIRSVKRN, translated from the coding sequence ATGAAATTCGGCGATAAAGTCAAGCATGCGCGGGAATTGCTTCAAATTTCACAAGAAGAGTTAGCGACCAAAGTTGGCGCTACCCAATCATATATAACTCATATTGAAAACAACCGGCGCACACCAAAAATTGAAAAAGTTGTAATTCTGGCAAGAGCATTAAACGTGCCGCCTAGTTACTTGTTGGACGACGCCGTTGACGCATCCAATAATCGTTCGGCTTACAATCAAGCAATTGACGAAGCTATCGCCGCTGGTATCAGTCCCGAAAAGTTAAAACTCATCATCCGGTCCGTCAAGCGGAATTGA
- a CDS encoding helix-turn-helix domain-containing protein — protein sequence MKCSKCSTALNGNEKFCAECGTPVPKPEPKMPEPQEKISSIMTMSQAAKFMKVSRCQIYVLIKNDGLPYFWLGKRRRFIKDELLAWSKNRQVSA from the coding sequence ATGAAATGTTCAAAGTGCTCTACTGCACTTAACGGAAATGAAAAGTTTTGCGCAGAGTGTGGCACTCCGGTACCAAAACCTGAACCAAAGATGCCAGAACCACAAGAAAAGATATCTTCGATCATGACAATGAGCCAAGCTGCCAAATTCATGAAGGTATCGCGTTGCCAGATATATGTCCTGATAAAAAACGATGGATTACCGTATTTCTGGCTTGGAAAGCGACGCCGGTTTATCAAAGATGAACTGCTTGCTTGGTCGAAAAACAGACAGGTTTCTGCGTAA